In the genome of Coraliomargarita algicola, one region contains:
- the hisD gene encoding histidinol dehydrogenase, producing MQKIEFSDTPKFQQALRTFCEQAIVAGDVTDVVSAVLAEVRQRGDAAVLEYTEKFDGAQLAAKQMRVSDEELKASVKSLSPADRKAIRESIALVKEFHKKTLPKNWKARNAQGGIVGERFYPIQRVGLYIPGGNVPLVSTVVMTAVLAKLVKCPEIAVCTPPDAEGQIAPAMLAALSMIGIDEVYKVGGIQAIGAMAYGTQTIPAVDKVFGPGNAFVMEAKRQVLGTIGIDLLPGPSEVMIIADSGANPQHVAADLLAQAEHGSGKEIIYFATTSKALLKKVEKAIAQQMPSLTHAEKCAKVLDGRCLAVTCKKLSQAAEVANYIAPEHLELQVADKSIEPLSKQITTAGAILQGYLTPTVLGDFTAGPSHTLPTGRVGRFFSGLQATDFMRRSSTVRYNAKSLANAAPVVETFARLEKLDAHGKSLTIRL from the coding sequence ATGCAAAAGATCGAATTTTCCGATACGCCCAAATTTCAACAAGCCCTCAGAACATTCTGCGAGCAGGCGATCGTCGCGGGGGACGTGACTGATGTGGTTTCTGCTGTTTTGGCTGAGGTGCGTCAGCGTGGGGATGCCGCCGTGCTCGAATACACCGAAAAATTCGACGGTGCTCAATTGGCGGCCAAGCAAATGCGAGTCTCAGATGAGGAGCTCAAGGCTTCGGTCAAATCTCTGAGTCCAGCCGATCGTAAGGCGATTCGCGAGTCGATCGCGCTGGTTAAGGAATTTCATAAGAAAACACTGCCCAAAAACTGGAAAGCCAGAAACGCACAAGGCGGGATCGTCGGCGAACGCTTTTATCCGATCCAACGTGTCGGCCTCTATATTCCTGGCGGAAATGTGCCACTGGTGTCGACGGTCGTGATGACGGCTGTCTTGGCCAAGTTGGTCAAGTGCCCGGAGATTGCGGTCTGCACGCCGCCGGATGCGGAGGGGCAAATTGCACCTGCGATGTTGGCGGCGCTTTCCATGATCGGGATCGACGAGGTTTATAAAGTAGGGGGCATTCAAGCGATTGGTGCTATGGCGTACGGCACTCAGACGATTCCGGCTGTGGATAAAGTGTTTGGGCCGGGCAATGCCTTCGTGATGGAGGCCAAGCGTCAGGTGTTGGGCACCATCGGGATCGATTTATTACCAGGGCCCAGTGAAGTGATGATTATCGCGGATTCCGGAGCCAATCCGCAGCATGTTGCGGCCGATTTGCTGGCGCAAGCGGAGCACGGGAGCGGCAAGGAGATCATTTATTTCGCCACCACCAGCAAAGCGCTGCTCAAGAAGGTAGAGAAAGCCATTGCGCAACAAATGCCGTCGCTGACGCATGCGGAGAAATGTGCCAAGGTGCTGGACGGTCGCTGCCTGGCGGTCACTTGTAAGAAATTGTCTCAAGCCGCTGAGGTGGCCAACTATATTGCCCCCGAGCACTTGGAGCTGCAGGTTGCTGACAAATCCATCGAGCCGCTGAGTAAGCAAATCACGACTGCGGGAGCCATCTTACAGGGCTATTTAACACCGACCGTATTGGGGGACTTTACGGCGGGTCCCAGCCACACGCTGCCGACCGGCCGTGTCGGACGCTTTTTCAGCGGCTTGCAAGCCACTGATTTTATGCGTCGTTCCAGCACCGTGCGTTACAATGCTAAAAGCCTAGCCAATGCCGCGCCGGTGGTGGAGACCTTCGCACGTCTGGAAAAACTCGACGCGCACGGCAAGTCGCTAACGATTCGGCTTTAG
- a CDS encoding TonB-dependent hemoglobin/transferrin/lactoferrin family receptor: MMHRTTFALLFGTLSLLAASEPTEPELPLQQLRETTLLATRSERELMKTPGSITSINYDTFAREGVNNAGDVARYQTGISIPFEFSGGDSLVPYRGSGFTNYRMRGVEGNRVLLMIDGIRQPAQIDGAGGNGRDYFDPGIFERVEILRGSGSSLYGSDAMGGVVSFETRSLEEELEASERPWLLNNRLAYQSANNEFSHVLNAGLREGPWYVTLSNALRSGEETENDKGEIAANPLDSWSNHLLGKISYHMDEAQQLTFTAEHFNREQDTDLDSLKSNGDGVSSLQTVLAETIADDNRTRYSIEYQDSNAHALWDQLSVKLYYQYSETNTETNTQTRFANILSRDRTDDIQFAQSALGLATQFTKEYQSFGMEHSFIYGIESSTENAQNTFTRTDRALGGSDPVERPAFDEADLRRYDLFFQNLTTKDRWLFQAGLRLGYYEILPANSDDFLNQTNAPEASSDYSKFSISPSASIQYELNDATVLWARYAKGIRNPSAEDYVGFFNHSATGAYFSQIPNPNLEEETSDSFDLGIKYASESLELELTTYYTLYDGFISLETIGQEAGPPVTEIQQARNIGEVEIYGIDLRADYQLGAISDAFSGYSTGLNLSWADGHNKTTDDNVNTVDPFEAVLHFGYDSIDSETPWGLRLYGTYRAEKKDTTRDYAYYVPPASFVLDLTGYWSLSENISLNFGLRNLTDERYWIWSSSSSTDHESLTSEYSVQPGLNGFLSLNIKL, translated from the coding sequence ATGATGCATCGCACGACCTTCGCCCTACTCTTCGGCACGCTGTCACTCTTGGCAGCCAGCGAGCCCACGGAGCCAGAACTGCCCTTACAGCAACTCAGAGAAACCACGCTACTGGCCACCCGCAGTGAGCGCGAGTTAATGAAAACTCCGGGCAGTATCACTTCCATCAATTATGACACCTTTGCGCGTGAAGGCGTCAACAATGCGGGCGACGTGGCACGCTATCAAACCGGGATTTCGATTCCCTTTGAATTCAGCGGGGGCGATTCACTGGTGCCTTACCGTGGCAGCGGATTCACCAACTATCGTATGCGTGGAGTCGAAGGCAATCGCGTGCTGTTGATGATCGACGGCATTCGACAACCCGCTCAAATCGATGGTGCCGGCGGCAACGGGCGAGACTACTTCGATCCCGGAATCTTTGAACGGGTTGAAATCCTTCGCGGCTCAGGCTCCAGCCTCTATGGCAGCGACGCGATGGGCGGCGTGGTTAGTTTTGAAACACGCTCGCTCGAAGAGGAGCTGGAAGCCTCCGAACGGCCCTGGCTACTCAATAACCGCTTAGCTTACCAAAGTGCCAACAACGAATTCAGCCACGTGCTCAACGCCGGCCTGCGCGAAGGCCCCTGGTATGTGACACTCAGCAACGCTCTGCGCAGCGGAGAGGAAACAGAAAACGACAAAGGTGAAATCGCAGCCAATCCCCTCGACTCATGGAGTAACCACCTGCTGGGCAAGATTAGCTATCACATGGACGAGGCACAACAACTGACCTTCACCGCAGAGCATTTCAACCGTGAGCAAGATACCGATTTAGACAGTCTCAAATCCAACGGCGATGGCGTGAGTTCACTCCAAACCGTATTGGCAGAAACCATCGCCGACGACAACCGCACGCGCTACAGCATCGAATACCAGGACAGCAATGCCCATGCGCTTTGGGACCAACTCTCAGTCAAGCTCTACTACCAGTATTCCGAAACCAACACCGAGACCAATACCCAAACTCGCTTTGCCAACATCCTCTCCCGCGACCGGACCGACGACATCCAATTTGCGCAAAGCGCTCTCGGCCTGGCGACTCAGTTTACCAAAGAGTACCAAAGCTTCGGCATGGAGCACAGTTTCATCTATGGCATCGAGAGCTCGACCGAAAATGCCCAAAACACTTTCACCCGCACAGACCGAGCCCTGGGCGGTAGCGACCCGGTCGAGCGTCCCGCCTTCGACGAAGCCGACCTACGTCGCTACGACCTGTTTTTCCAGAACTTGACGACGAAGGACCGCTGGCTCTTTCAAGCAGGCCTGCGACTGGGCTACTACGAAATCCTACCGGCCAATAGCGACGACTTTCTGAACCAAACGAATGCCCCCGAAGCATCGTCCGACTATAGCAAGTTTTCCATCTCACCAAGTGCCTCCATCCAATACGAACTCAACGATGCAACCGTGCTCTGGGCCCGCTATGCCAAAGGCATCCGCAACCCCAGTGCAGAAGATTATGTGGGCTTCTTCAATCACTCTGCCACTGGCGCCTATTTCAGCCAAATCCCAAATCCCAACTTAGAAGAAGAAACCAGCGATTCCTTCGATCTAGGCATCAAATACGCCAGTGAATCACTTGAATTGGAGCTCACCACCTACTACACGCTCTATGATGGCTTTATCTCGCTGGAGACCATCGGACAAGAAGCGGGGCCACCCGTGACTGAAATCCAGCAAGCACGCAACATCGGGGAAGTGGAAATCTACGGCATCGACCTACGTGCCGACTATCAGTTAGGCGCTATCAGCGATGCCTTTAGCGGCTATAGCACAGGATTGAACTTAAGCTGGGCCGACGGACACAATAAAACCACCGACGACAATGTAAATACCGTCGATCCCTTCGAAGCCGTACTGCATTTCGGCTACGACTCAATCGACTCCGAAACTCCCTGGGGGCTCCGACTCTACGGCACCTATCGCGCCGAAAAAAAAGACACCACACGTGACTACGCATACTACGTGCCGCCCGCCTCCTTCGTGCTCGACCTCACTGGCTATTGGAGCCTCTCCGAAAACATCAGCCTCAACTTCGGCCTACGCAACCTGACCGATGAGCGCTACTGGATCTGGAGCAGTTCCAGCAGCACGGACCACGAATCTCTGACTTCCGAATACAGCGTGCAGCCAGGCCTTAACGGCTTCCTCTCCCTCAATATCAAACTGTAA
- a CDS encoding heme/hemin ABC transporter substrate-binding protein, which translates to MKASTFKKISCQLFALTLTAAALSAESTARIVTVGGAATEIVFALNRGDDVVGVDLSSTYPQAATKLPQVGYVRSISAEGVLALEPTHIVGTSDIGPANALDQIKASGVPTSVIPSPSSPEDLYQAIQVLGKELEQTEAATQLKSKIESQLASIQKLETKPKVVFFMSSPGLGHLNAAGRGTKATAMIELAGGENVIRSHPGYKGISHEALVALQPDIILIGLAEGMPHNETRILDGVLHNAAWQNVPAVREKQVHTVPLGRTVSFGVRVGEAALELNQLFAETVSN; encoded by the coding sequence ATGAAAGCATCCACATTTAAAAAGATCAGCTGTCAGCTGTTCGCACTCACACTCACCGCAGCAGCGCTATCTGCGGAGTCCACTGCCCGTATCGTCACAGTCGGCGGCGCAGCCACCGAAATCGTATTTGCACTCAACCGAGGTGACGACGTCGTCGGAGTCGACCTCTCCAGCACTTACCCCCAAGCCGCGACAAAGTTACCACAGGTTGGCTATGTGCGTAGCATATCCGCAGAAGGCGTGCTCGCACTGGAGCCCACTCACATCGTCGGCACTAGCGATATCGGTCCGGCCAATGCCCTCGATCAAATCAAAGCCAGCGGAGTGCCCACCAGCGTGATCCCCTCCCCCAGCTCTCCCGAAGATTTATACCAAGCCATCCAAGTGCTCGGAAAGGAACTGGAGCAAACAGAAGCTGCCACTCAATTAAAATCTAAAATAGAATCGCAACTCGCTAGTATTCAAAAACTGGAGACAAAACCAAAAGTGGTATTTTTCATGAGCAGCCCCGGACTCGGCCATCTAAATGCCGCAGGGCGCGGAACCAAAGCCACCGCCATGATTGAGCTGGCAGGCGGCGAAAATGTCATTCGCAGTCACCCCGGCTACAAGGGTATCTCGCATGAAGCACTGGTCGCCCTACAGCCCGACATCATTCTCATCGGCCTCGCTGAAGGCATGCCGCACAACGAAACACGCATCCTCGATGGCGTGCTCCACAACGCGGCCTGGCAAAACGTGCCCGCGGTGCGCGAAAAACAGGTGCACACAGTGCCACTCGGACGCACCGTGAGTTTTGGTGTGCGCGTAGGAGAGGCTGCCCTCGAACTTAACCAACTGTTTGCCGAGACAGTTTCGAACTAG
- a CDS encoding iron ABC transporter permease codes for MQPSPTKRIWQQPGVVLGLIALGLLLAMFVSAALGDKSIPPTTVVHALLNMEAPDDAINGIIVRDIRVPRILTAVLVGATLAIAGAVLQAIFRNPLADPGLIGVSAGGAAGAISFIVFGSWLIPASWTVLHELGISCFTMAGGIGVTLLVYRLALHEGRIHVTTMLLIGLAMNALVGALIGYAVFFSNDDQLRDYTFWSLGSLARANWNVLSWLAPIIVLLISALLRYRRQLNLLLLGEYEAVHLGLNVEKLRRRLILFTAGGVGLTVALCGMIGFVGLITPHLCRLMLGPDHRWLLPASALMGATTLVIADLLARISIQYSELPVGVLTATVGAPFFLYLIVRAKRRASF; via the coding sequence ATGCAGCCCAGCCCCACCAAGCGAATCTGGCAACAGCCCGGAGTGGTGCTCGGCTTGATTGCCCTGGGCCTGCTGCTGGCGATGTTTGTGAGCGCCGCCTTGGGCGATAAATCCATTCCGCCCACAACGGTCGTGCACGCTCTCCTGAATATGGAAGCACCCGATGATGCCATCAATGGCATCATCGTGCGCGACATACGTGTCCCGCGCATACTGACTGCGGTATTGGTGGGGGCGACGCTGGCGATCGCAGGTGCAGTGCTGCAGGCCATCTTCCGCAATCCGCTGGCCGACCCGGGACTCATCGGTGTCTCTGCCGGCGGAGCCGCAGGTGCGATCAGCTTTATCGTATTCGGCAGTTGGCTGATTCCAGCCAGCTGGACCGTGCTACACGAATTAGGCATCAGTTGCTTCACCATGGCGGGGGGCATCGGAGTGACCTTACTGGTTTATCGACTCGCACTGCATGAAGGCCGCATCCACGTAACAACCATGCTGCTAATCGGGCTGGCGATGAATGCACTGGTCGGCGCCTTGATCGGATACGCCGTTTTTTTCTCCAACGACGATCAACTGCGCGACTACACCTTCTGGTCCTTAGGCAGCCTAGCCCGCGCCAACTGGAACGTATTGAGTTGGTTAGCCCCCATCATTGTGCTACTGATCAGCGCCCTGCTCCGCTATCGCCGTCAACTGAACTTATTACTGCTCGGTGAATACGAAGCCGTTCACCTCGGGCTCAATGTAGAAAAGCTGCGTCGGCGCCTCATATTGTTCACCGCGGGCGGGGTGGGATTGACTGTCGCCCTATGCGGCATGATCGGCTTTGTCGGCCTCATCACACCGCACCTGTGTCGGCTCATGCTGGGGCCGGATCACCGCTGGCTACTGCCCGCTTCGGCCTTGATGGGAGCGACGACTCTTGTCATTGCCGACCTACTGGCCCGCATCAGCATACAATACTCCGAGCTTCCCGTGGGCGTGCTCACCGCCACAGTCGGAGCACCTTTTTTCCTATACTTAATCGTTCGAGCCAAGCGCCGGGCCAGCTTCTAA
- a CDS encoding heme ABC transporter ATP-binding protein produces MLRCDNITVKRGSRAVLRQLHFDLQAAELIAVIGPNGSGKSTLLKALTGELALARGTVELNGQSLATQMQRPQDIARWRAVLPQQSELAFNFPVIDVVMMGRSPHLAQVEQARNLEICEAALEQVDCLALKDRQYQHLSGGERQRVHLARVLAQLHEGLNSDGPTLLFLDEPAANLDLKHQIQILQLARQCADRGAAVFLVLHDLQQARAYADRVLMLKAGRSVAFGKAASVLSAKRIERVFDIPVEWVHHEGDALLKIKNPNSNTTNTTT; encoded by the coding sequence ATGTTACGCTGCGACAACATCACCGTCAAACGCGGCAGCCGTGCCGTGCTACGCCAACTACACTTCGATCTACAAGCTGCGGAGCTCATCGCTGTGATCGGCCCCAATGGTTCGGGCAAATCCACACTGCTCAAAGCCCTGACAGGCGAACTCGCCCTCGCCCGTGGCACGGTCGAACTGAATGGCCAGTCCTTGGCCACGCAGATGCAACGCCCACAAGACATCGCACGCTGGCGCGCGGTGCTCCCCCAGCAAAGCGAGCTCGCGTTCAACTTCCCCGTGATCGATGTCGTGATGATGGGACGCAGCCCGCATCTCGCTCAGGTGGAACAGGCGCGCAATTTGGAAATCTGCGAAGCCGCACTCGAGCAAGTCGACTGCCTGGCCTTAAAAGACCGCCAGTATCAACACCTCTCAGGAGGTGAACGGCAGCGTGTGCACTTAGCCCGCGTGTTGGCTCAGCTGCACGAAGGCCTCAACTCAGACGGCCCCACACTACTCTTTCTGGACGAACCCGCCGCCAATCTCGACCTGAAGCATCAAATACAAATCCTCCAACTGGCCCGCCAATGTGCCGATCGCGGCGCGGCTGTCTTTCTGGTATTGCACGACCTGCAACAAGCACGTGCTTATGCCGACCGTGTGCTCATGCTCAAAGCCGGCCGTTCTGTTGCCTTCGGCAAAGCAGCCTCAGTGCTCTCCGCCAAACGAATTGAACGCGTATTCGACATTCCAGTGGAATGGGTACACCACGAAGGTGATGCGCTTTTAAAAATCAAAAATCCTAACTCAAACACTACCAATACAACAACATGA
- a CDS encoding HugZ family protein → MTENKDTIPQSAHTGYASLLSGFQSIQLGTVSTSGTPEASYAPAVLTESRDFYVHVSELSAHTANLRDTQKASVLLIEDEETCEQIFARKRVTYACTTAEVERDSAEWKDAMERFSEKFGGIMNHLKGMQDFHLIRLSPKSGRLVVGFGQAYDISGEQMETLSHVRGFNGKGHRNEPATAHAK, encoded by the coding sequence ATGACCGAAAACAAAGATACCATACCACAAAGCGCCCACACTGGCTACGCTTCGCTCCTTTCCGGATTTCAGTCCATTCAACTTGGCACCGTGTCGACTAGCGGCACCCCCGAAGCCAGCTACGCGCCCGCCGTGCTCACCGAGTCACGCGACTTTTACGTGCATGTGAGCGAGCTCTCAGCACACACCGCTAACTTGCGCGACACACAAAAAGCCTCCGTGCTACTGATCGAAGACGAAGAAACCTGCGAGCAAATCTTCGCCCGCAAGCGTGTCACCTACGCTTGCACCACCGCAGAAGTCGAGCGCGATTCCGCCGAATGGAAGGACGCGATGGAGCGCTTTAGCGAAAAATTTGGTGGCATTATGAACCACTTAAAAGGCATGCAAGATTTTCACCTGATCCGCTTGAGCCCCAAGTCTGGTCGATTGGTCGTCGGTTTTGGACAAGCCTACGACATCAGTGGCGAGCAAATGGAAACACTCAGCCACGTGCGCGGCTTCAATGGCAAAGGCCACCGCAACGAACCCGCCACCGCCCACGCAAAATAA
- a CDS encoding DUF2470 domain-containing protein: MSTPESPLSSQDIARIISHMNEDHADSVLAYAQYFGRLTEASEAQILALDTLTLTIQAKVAQKVRQIKIPFHHPLESAHDAHISMVQMSKAAKRALANEESH; encoded by the coding sequence ATGAGCACACCTGAAAGCCCACTTAGCAGTCAAGACATTGCCCGCATCATCAGTCACATGAACGAGGATCATGCCGACTCGGTACTCGCCTACGCGCAGTATTTTGGTCGCTTAACCGAAGCGAGCGAGGCCCAAATCCTCGCACTCGACACGCTCACACTCACGATTCAAGCCAAAGTCGCCCAAAAAGTACGCCAGATCAAGATCCCCTTTCACCATCCACTGGAATCCGCACACGATGCTCACATCAGCATGGTCCAAATGTCGAAAGCCGCGAAACGCGCATTGGCGAACGAGGAATCACACTAA
- the guaA gene encoding glutamine-hydrolyzing GMP synthase, producing the protein MPDHIAVLDFGSQYTQVIARRIREANVLSRIYPYNTQASVLKEAGAKGIILSGGPSSVLIEGSPRPDAQVFELGLPVLGICYGEQLMAHMLGGRVGKSEEREFGHGTLNIEIKGKLFEGLPDSLRVWNSHGDRLEALPEGFEAVASTENSPYATIQNAERNFYGMQFHPEVAHSEMGTEVIANFLFKICGCAADWSMANYIEESVQKIKDTVGDERVILGLSGGVDSSVAAALIHKAIGKQLTCVFVDNGLLRLHEREQVEKLYGDHFDLDVRVADKSDFFLDRLAGVSDPETKRKIIGNAFVEVFDEAVTELKERGNYTFLAQGTLYPDVIESVAIDGNPAALIKSHHNVGGLPEKMNLKLLEPLRELFKDEVRELGTQLGLPKEVVWRQPFPGPGLGVRVMGPIKREDLVVLRKADAILQEEMLAADLYYKVWQSFCVFLPVKTVGVMGDERTYENVVALRIVESVDAMTADWARVPYEVLRTISSRIINEVSGCNRVVLDISSKPPSTIEWE; encoded by the coding sequence ATGCCAGATCATATCGCCGTTCTCGACTTTGGTTCACAATACACGCAAGTTATCGCTCGCCGTATTCGTGAAGCCAATGTGCTTTCACGTATTTATCCTTATAATACGCAAGCCAGTGTGCTCAAAGAAGCTGGTGCGAAGGGCATCATCCTTTCCGGGGGGCCCTCTTCAGTATTGATCGAAGGCTCGCCGCGGCCCGATGCGCAAGTTTTTGAACTGGGGCTGCCAGTGTTGGGCATTTGTTATGGCGAGCAGTTGATGGCTCACATGTTGGGCGGCCGCGTCGGCAAGAGTGAGGAGCGGGAGTTTGGCCACGGCACCCTGAATATTGAGATTAAGGGCAAACTGTTCGAAGGTCTGCCTGATTCGCTACGAGTCTGGAATTCCCACGGCGACCGCTTAGAGGCTTTGCCTGAAGGGTTTGAAGCTGTGGCTTCCACAGAAAATTCGCCCTATGCCACCATTCAAAATGCCGAGCGTAATTTCTACGGCATGCAGTTTCACCCGGAGGTGGCGCACTCTGAAATGGGCACTGAGGTGATTGCCAACTTCCTATTTAAGATTTGTGGCTGTGCTGCCGATTGGTCGATGGCCAATTACATCGAAGAAAGTGTGCAGAAAATTAAGGACACCGTGGGAGATGAGCGCGTGATTCTGGGTCTTTCCGGTGGGGTGGATTCATCAGTCGCCGCGGCATTGATCCATAAGGCGATCGGGAAGCAATTAACCTGCGTCTTTGTGGATAATGGTCTCTTGCGCCTGCACGAACGTGAGCAGGTTGAAAAACTCTATGGGGATCATTTCGACCTTGATGTGCGAGTCGCGGATAAATCCGACTTTTTCCTGGATCGCCTCGCTGGCGTTTCCGACCCCGAAACCAAGCGTAAGATTATCGGTAACGCCTTCGTTGAAGTATTTGACGAAGCGGTCACTGAACTCAAGGAGCGCGGCAATTACACTTTCTTAGCTCAAGGCACACTCTATCCCGACGTGATTGAATCCGTCGCCATTGATGGCAATCCAGCAGCGCTGATTAAGAGCCACCACAATGTGGGCGGCTTGCCTGAGAAGATGAACCTCAAATTGCTCGAGCCACTGCGCGAGCTATTTAAGGATGAGGTGCGCGAGCTCGGCACTCAGTTGGGCCTGCCTAAGGAAGTGGTCTGGCGTCAGCCATTCCCCGGACCCGGTTTGGGCGTCCGCGTGATGGGGCCGATCAAGCGCGAAGATTTGGTCGTGTTGCGCAAGGCCGATGCGATCCTACAAGAAGAAATGTTGGCTGCTGATCTTTACTACAAGGTCTGGCAATCTTTCTGTGTTTTCCTTCCCGTCAAAACAGTGGGTGTGATGGGGGATGAGCGCACCTATGAGAACGTCGTTGCGCTACGTATCGTCGAGAGTGTCGATGCCATGACAGCTGACTGGGCGCGTGTGCCATACGAAGTGCTCCGTACGATCTCCAGCCGCATTATCAACGAAGTTTCCGGTTGTAACCGAGTGGTCCTCGATATCAGTTCCAAGCCACCTAGCACAATTGAGTGGGAGTAG
- a CDS encoding ribose-phosphate pyrophosphokinase: MMKDSSLKIFSGNSNPALAKEICKSLGVPLAEADVISFPDGESFVRINENVRGADVFIIQSTCNPANQNLMELFIMIDAARRASANRITAVIPFYGYARQDRKDQPRVPITSKLVANLLVSAGTDRVLTVDLHAQQIQGFFDIPVDHLYASPVLFQYLKDIDTKNLTLFSPDVGGMKMASAYASMLNVPLGFIAKRRTSAETVEATSLVGETEGRDILLVDDMTETAGTLCAAAKLLKEHGAKSVMAAVSHGVLNEMGYERLAGGMIDQLITTNTTPVQTRPGVPITVLSVADLLGEGIRRIHDNESVTGLFDIKGF, translated from the coding sequence ATGATGAAAGATAGCTCCCTTAAAATATTTAGCGGCAATTCCAATCCCGCTCTAGCGAAAGAGATATGCAAATCTCTCGGTGTGCCGCTGGCGGAAGCTGATGTCATCAGTTTCCCTGATGGTGAAAGTTTTGTTCGTATTAACGAGAATGTGCGTGGTGCCGATGTCTTTATCATCCAGTCTACGTGTAACCCAGCCAATCAGAACTTGATGGAGCTGTTCATCATGATCGATGCGGCACGTCGTGCTTCGGCGAATCGTATCACGGCAGTCATTCCGTTTTACGGCTATGCACGTCAGGATCGCAAGGATCAACCACGTGTGCCGATCACTTCGAAGCTGGTGGCCAATTTGCTCGTTTCGGCGGGCACTGATCGCGTGCTCACTGTGGACCTCCACGCGCAGCAGATTCAGGGCTTTTTCGACATTCCGGTCGACCATCTTTATGCCTCGCCCGTTCTCTTTCAGTATCTGAAAGACATTGATACTAAGAATTTAACGCTCTTTTCGCCCGACGTCGGCGGTATGAAGATGGCCTCTGCATATGCGAGTATGCTCAATGTGCCACTCGGATTCATCGCCAAACGGCGCACCAGTGCCGAAACCGTTGAGGCCACTTCGCTGGTTGGTGAGACGGAGGGGCGCGACATCCTGCTGGTCGATGATATGACCGAGACTGCCGGCACGCTATGCGCGGCGGCTAAGTTGCTCAAGGAGCACGGTGCCAAGAGCGTCATGGCCGCCGTCAGCCATGGTGTTTTGAACGAGATGGGCTACGAGCGCCTCGCTGGTGGAATGATCGATCAGCTCATCACTACGAATACCACGCCGGTGCAAACGCGCCCTGGAGTGCCGATTACTGTGCTCAGTGTTGCCGATCTACTCGGTGAGGGGATTCGTCGCATTCACGATAACGAGAGTGTCACGGGCCTCTTTGACATCAAAGGCTTCTAG
- the lpxD gene encoding UDP-3-O-(3-hydroxymyristoyl)glucosamine N-acyltransferase, producing the protein MALAYSTQRILEILGNDCEAVGAYEGTIQGIASLAEAQAGDLSFLGNPKYRAAVADSQASVLLVPKDYEQAPKPGQLHLKLENPSFALALICRDIELTLLPKPPAGIHPSAVVEADAEVSPEASIGAFCYIGSGAKVGAAVLASHVSVGRSAQIKDEVQIGARVSVGDYCVIGERNRLLPGCVIGSDGYGYEYFDGAHQRVPQIGNVVIAADVDVGANSTIDRARFGSTQIGAGTKIDNQVQIAHNVRVGQHCLIVAQVGISGSTVLGDGVVVGGQAGLAGHLKIGSGAMIAGGTAVVSDIEPQLKVRGYPAMPMMLFNRMAVLQRKLPDLFKRFDQLEKTVKCLAPESK; encoded by the coding sequence ATGGCACTAGCTTATTCCACACAACGAATTCTCGAAATTCTCGGTAACGATTGCGAAGCAGTCGGCGCATACGAGGGCACGATCCAGGGCATCGCGTCGCTGGCTGAGGCGCAGGCGGGCGATCTTTCATTTCTCGGAAACCCTAAATACCGCGCGGCGGTGGCAGACTCCCAGGCATCTGTGCTACTGGTGCCGAAGGACTATGAGCAGGCACCTAAGCCTGGGCAGCTGCACTTGAAGTTAGAGAACCCCTCTTTCGCACTGGCTTTAATTTGCCGCGACATCGAGTTGACGCTTCTGCCCAAGCCGCCTGCGGGCATTCATCCGAGTGCCGTCGTGGAAGCAGACGCGGAAGTCTCTCCCGAAGCCAGTATCGGTGCTTTCTGCTATATTGGCTCCGGTGCCAAGGTGGGAGCGGCCGTTCTGGCGAGCCATGTCTCGGTGGGGCGCAGCGCTCAGATTAAAGATGAGGTGCAGATTGGTGCACGGGTCTCCGTGGGGGATTATTGTGTCATCGGGGAGCGTAACCGACTCTTACCGGGCTGCGTGATCGGCTCCGACGGCTACGGCTACGAATATTTTGACGGGGCCCATCAGCGGGTGCCACAGATTGGCAATGTTGTGATAGCGGCGGACGTCGATGTGGGGGCCAATTCCACGATCGATCGCGCCCGTTTCGGCTCTACGCAGATTGGTGCAGGCACTAAGATTGATAATCAGGTGCAGATTGCGCACAATGTCAGGGTTGGGCAGCACTGCTTGATCGTCGCTCAAGTCGGCATCAGTGGCAGCACGGTGCTGGGGGATGGAGTCGTCGTCGGTGGTCAAGCCGGGCTCGCGGGGCATTTAAAAATTGGTTCCGGTGCGATGATTGCAGGTGGCACCGCTGTGGTCAGCGATATTGAGCCACAGTTAAAAGTACGCGGCTACCCAGCCATGCCGATGATGCTCTTTAATCGGATGGCAGTTCTACAACGAAAGTTGCCCGATCTTTTCAAAAGGTTTGATCAACTCGAAAAAACGGTGAAGTGTCTCGCTCCCGAGTCTAAGTAA